In one window of Synchiropus splendidus isolate RoL2022-P1 chromosome 15, RoL_Sspl_1.0, whole genome shotgun sequence DNA:
- the tap1 gene encoding antigen peptide transporter 1 isoform X1, with protein MQEMIFGLLLVGLDLVLVQAISLVQVSPLFLPYPVVTVWGACLARACLLSLACTAPACPQWVRSSEGLQRICVLCFLYPVYVCLLCVRGQSAPEELWAWSSWTRVLQSYVLTMVSWLYWSKYVSSFLLSCWTCVCSFGKPSERRKAGSTSSLRRMLGYMAPYTGRFVLVFALVNLSSFGETAIPKYTGHVADWIANEDSSDLFSQTIKMMTVMTVASVLCEFICDMIYNVTMSRVHTSVQGIVFQAVMQQEMAFFDVTPTGELVSRITTDTNDLSEALSEKLSLAMWYTSRFGFLMFFMFSLSWKMSLLTLMGLPIVWFIPEITGHFHQTISAKVQESLAKANQVATETFTHIKTVRSFANEDGETERYRQRMEDTYALNKQEALAYAASTWTNSMTTLALKVGILYYGGRLVTRGMVSSGDLVSFILYELQLASTVEAFMHSYPEVRKAIGASEKIFEYLNRTPKIPPEGDLAPDSFQGHIEFKNVKFSYSGSTEDSSLVLKDVSMEIRPGQITALVGLNRCGKTTCVKLLERFYQPLAGEILLDGQPLQRYKNLYLHQKMAVVSQDCILFNRSVRENIKYGCEDASDEEMERAARLASAHHFIQELPNGYDTAAGERGGQVAGGQKQRITIARALIRRPKILILDNATSDLDTENEHQINQALQELARDCTVLLISTKMSAVENASRIIVLNNGVVEDVGTHGELLEKGGLYAEMVAKQNMGFHRQAE; from the exons ATGCAGGAAATGATCTTCGGCCTCCTCCTGGTGGGTCTGGACCTGGTCCTGGTGCAGGCCATCAGCCTGGTGCAGGTGTCCCCGCTCTTCCTCCCTTACCCTGTGGTCACGGTGTGGGGAGCCTGCCTGGCTAGAGCCTGCCTCCTGAGTTTGGCCTGCACCGCCCCTGCTTGCCCACAGTGGGTGAGGAGCTCGGAGGGGCTGCAGCGGATCTGTGTCCTGTGCTTCCTCTACCCCGTGTACGTCTGTCTCCTGTGTGTGCGGGGTCAGTCCGCACCAGAGGAGCTGTGGGCCTGGAGCTCCTGGACCCGG GTGCTGCAGAGCTATGTCCTCACAATGGTCTCCTGGCTCTACTGGAGCAAATACGTCTCGTCCTTTTTACTCTCCTGCTGGACCTGCGTCTGCTCTTTTGGGAAGCCCAGTGAGCGGCGGAAGGCTGGGAGCACTTCCTCTCTGAGGAGGATGCTGGGATACATGGCGCCCTATACCGGGCGCTTCGTGCTGGTGTTTGCGCTGGTCAACCTTTCGTCGTTTG GTGAGACAGCGATTCCCAAATACACCGGCCACGTCGCTGACTGGATCGCAAACGAAGACTCCTCCGATCTCTTCTCTCAGACCATCaagatgatgacggtgatgacTGTGGCCAG TGTTCTGTGCGAGTTCATCTGCGACATGATCTACAACGTGACCATGAGCCGTGTTCACACTTCCGTCCAGGGAATCGTCTTCCAGGCCGTGATGCAGCAGGAGATGGCCTTCTTCGACGTCACCCCGACAG GTGAGCTGGTGTCCAGAATCACCACCGACACCAACGACTTGAGCGAAGCTCTGAGCGAGAAGCTGAGCCTGGCCATGTGGTACACCAGCAGGTTTGGCTTCCTCATGTTCTTCATGTTCAGTCTGTCGTGGAAGATGTCTCTGCTGACCCTCATGGGGCTGCCCATCGTCTGGTTCATACCCGAGATCACCGGACACTTCCACCAG ACCATATCGGCTAAAGTTCAAGAGTCGCTGGCCAAAGCAAACCAGGTCGCCACGGAAACCTTCACGCACATCAAGACGGTGAGGAGCTTCGCCAACGAGGACGGTGAGACGGAGCGGTACCGGCAGCGAATGGAGGACACATACGCGCTCAACAAACAGGAAGCGCTGGCTTACGCCGCCTCCACTTGGACCAACAGT ATGACGACTTTAGCTCTTAAAGTGGGCATCCTCTACTATGGAGGTAGACTTGTGACCCGAGGGATGGTCAGCAGCGGCGACCTGGTGTCCTTCATCCTGTACGAGCTGCAGTTGGCCAGCACTGTTGAG GCCTTCATGCACTCCTACCCAGAGGTGAGGAAGGCGATTGGAGCTTCGGAGAAGATTTTCGAGTATCTGAATCGGACACCAAAAATCCCACCAGAGGGCGATCTGGCGCCTGATTCGTTTCAGGGTCACATTGAGTTCAAAAATGTGAAGTTCTCCTATTCTGGAAGCACAGAGGACAGCAGCCTTGTCCTGAAG GACGTGTCCATGGAGATCAGGCCAGGCCAGATCACTGCTCTTGTGGGTCTGAACCGGTGCGGGAAGACCACCTGTGTCAAGCTGCTGGAGAGGTTTTATCAGCCGCTGGCTGGGGAGATCCTGCTGGACGGACAGCCACTGCAGCGCTACAAGAACCTGTATCTGCATCAGAAG ATGGCGGTCGTGAGTCAAGACTGCATCCTGTTCAACCGCTCGGTCCGGGAGAACATCAAGTACGGCTGCGAGGACGCGTCAGatgaagagatggagagagCCGCCAGGCTAGCCAGCGCTCACCACTTCATCCAGGAGCTGCCAAACGGCTATGACACAG CTGCCGGTGAGAGGGGGGGGCAGGTGGCCGGAGGGCAGAAGCAGCGCATCACCATCGCCAGAGCTTTAATCAGACGCCCAAAAATCCTCATCCTGGACAACGCAACCAGCGACCTGGACACTGAAAATGAGCATCAG ATCAACCAGGCGTTGCAAGAGCTGGCCCGAGACTGCACCGTGCTGCTGATCTCCACCAAGATGAGCGCGGTGGAAAACGCCAGTCGCATCATCGTGCTGAACAACGGTGTGGTGGAGGACGTCGGCACCCACggggagctgctggagaagggCGGGCTCTACGCTGAAATGGTGGCAAAGCAGAACATGGGCTTCCACCGACAGGCAGAGTAG
- the tap1 gene encoding antigen peptide transporter 1 isoform X2 → MEMIFGLLLVGLDLVLVQAISLVQVSPLFLPYPVVTVWGACLARACLLSLACTAPACPQWVRSSEGLQRICVLCFLYPVYVCLLCVRGQSAPEELWAWSSWTRVLQSYVLTMVSWLYWSKYVSSFLLSCWTCVCSFGKPSERRKAGSTSSLRRMLGYMAPYTGRFVLVFALVNLSSFGETAIPKYTGHVADWIANEDSSDLFSQTIKMMTVMTVASVLCEFICDMIYNVTMSRVHTSVQGIVFQAVMQQEMAFFDVTPTGELVSRITTDTNDLSEALSEKLSLAMWYTSRFGFLMFFMFSLSWKMSLLTLMGLPIVWFIPEITGHFHQTISAKVQESLAKANQVATETFTHIKTVRSFANEDGETERYRQRMEDTYALNKQEALAYAASTWTNSMTTLALKVGILYYGGRLVTRGMVSSGDLVSFILYELQLASTVEAFMHSYPEVRKAIGASEKIFEYLNRTPKIPPEGDLAPDSFQGHIEFKNVKFSYSGSTEDSSLVLKDVSMEIRPGQITALVGLNRCGKTTCVKLLERFYQPLAGEILLDGQPLQRYKNLYLHQKMAVVSQDCILFNRSVRENIKYGCEDASDEEMERAARLASAHHFIQELPNGYDTAAGERGGQVAGGQKQRITIARALIRRPKILILDNATSDLDTENEHQINQALQELARDCTVLLISTKMSAVENASRIIVLNNGVVEDVGTHGELLEKGGLYAEMVAKQNMGFHRQAE, encoded by the exons ATG GAAATGATCTTCGGCCTCCTCCTGGTGGGTCTGGACCTGGTCCTGGTGCAGGCCATCAGCCTGGTGCAGGTGTCCCCGCTCTTCCTCCCTTACCCTGTGGTCACGGTGTGGGGAGCCTGCCTGGCTAGAGCCTGCCTCCTGAGTTTGGCCTGCACCGCCCCTGCTTGCCCACAGTGGGTGAGGAGCTCGGAGGGGCTGCAGCGGATCTGTGTCCTGTGCTTCCTCTACCCCGTGTACGTCTGTCTCCTGTGTGTGCGGGGTCAGTCCGCACCAGAGGAGCTGTGGGCCTGGAGCTCCTGGACCCGG GTGCTGCAGAGCTATGTCCTCACAATGGTCTCCTGGCTCTACTGGAGCAAATACGTCTCGTCCTTTTTACTCTCCTGCTGGACCTGCGTCTGCTCTTTTGGGAAGCCCAGTGAGCGGCGGAAGGCTGGGAGCACTTCCTCTCTGAGGAGGATGCTGGGATACATGGCGCCCTATACCGGGCGCTTCGTGCTGGTGTTTGCGCTGGTCAACCTTTCGTCGTTTG GTGAGACAGCGATTCCCAAATACACCGGCCACGTCGCTGACTGGATCGCAAACGAAGACTCCTCCGATCTCTTCTCTCAGACCATCaagatgatgacggtgatgacTGTGGCCAG TGTTCTGTGCGAGTTCATCTGCGACATGATCTACAACGTGACCATGAGCCGTGTTCACACTTCCGTCCAGGGAATCGTCTTCCAGGCCGTGATGCAGCAGGAGATGGCCTTCTTCGACGTCACCCCGACAG GTGAGCTGGTGTCCAGAATCACCACCGACACCAACGACTTGAGCGAAGCTCTGAGCGAGAAGCTGAGCCTGGCCATGTGGTACACCAGCAGGTTTGGCTTCCTCATGTTCTTCATGTTCAGTCTGTCGTGGAAGATGTCTCTGCTGACCCTCATGGGGCTGCCCATCGTCTGGTTCATACCCGAGATCACCGGACACTTCCACCAG ACCATATCGGCTAAAGTTCAAGAGTCGCTGGCCAAAGCAAACCAGGTCGCCACGGAAACCTTCACGCACATCAAGACGGTGAGGAGCTTCGCCAACGAGGACGGTGAGACGGAGCGGTACCGGCAGCGAATGGAGGACACATACGCGCTCAACAAACAGGAAGCGCTGGCTTACGCCGCCTCCACTTGGACCAACAGT ATGACGACTTTAGCTCTTAAAGTGGGCATCCTCTACTATGGAGGTAGACTTGTGACCCGAGGGATGGTCAGCAGCGGCGACCTGGTGTCCTTCATCCTGTACGAGCTGCAGTTGGCCAGCACTGTTGAG GCCTTCATGCACTCCTACCCAGAGGTGAGGAAGGCGATTGGAGCTTCGGAGAAGATTTTCGAGTATCTGAATCGGACACCAAAAATCCCACCAGAGGGCGATCTGGCGCCTGATTCGTTTCAGGGTCACATTGAGTTCAAAAATGTGAAGTTCTCCTATTCTGGAAGCACAGAGGACAGCAGCCTTGTCCTGAAG GACGTGTCCATGGAGATCAGGCCAGGCCAGATCACTGCTCTTGTGGGTCTGAACCGGTGCGGGAAGACCACCTGTGTCAAGCTGCTGGAGAGGTTTTATCAGCCGCTGGCTGGGGAGATCCTGCTGGACGGACAGCCACTGCAGCGCTACAAGAACCTGTATCTGCATCAGAAG ATGGCGGTCGTGAGTCAAGACTGCATCCTGTTCAACCGCTCGGTCCGGGAGAACATCAAGTACGGCTGCGAGGACGCGTCAGatgaagagatggagagagCCGCCAGGCTAGCCAGCGCTCACCACTTCATCCAGGAGCTGCCAAACGGCTATGACACAG CTGCCGGTGAGAGGGGGGGGCAGGTGGCCGGAGGGCAGAAGCAGCGCATCACCATCGCCAGAGCTTTAATCAGACGCCCAAAAATCCTCATCCTGGACAACGCAACCAGCGACCTGGACACTGAAAATGAGCATCAG ATCAACCAGGCGTTGCAAGAGCTGGCCCGAGACTGCACCGTGCTGCTGATCTCCACCAAGATGAGCGCGGTGGAAAACGCCAGTCGCATCATCGTGCTGAACAACGGTGTGGTGGAGGACGTCGGCACCCACggggagctgctggagaagggCGGGCTCTACGCTGAAATGGTGGCAAAGCAGAACATGGGCTTCCACCGACAGGCAGAGTAG